In Methanosarcina siciliae T4/M, one genomic interval encodes:
- a CDS encoding cupin domain-containing protein, whose amino-acid sequence MKDFPDFMKSKSNHISSKEQNTEDIDGYFYEGADGSQMAFWTCYSDRVSKKHAHEFDEWMVCVSGQYTAYLNEKEFVLNPGDELFIPKGTEQWGRCIAGMRTIHAFGEKRIRRDKVRPI is encoded by the coding sequence ATGAAAGATTTCCCGGATTTTATGAAAAGCAAAAGCAATCATATCAGCAGTAAGGAGCAGAACACCGAAGACATTGACGGCTATTTTTACGAAGGCGCAGACGGCAGCCAGATGGCGTTCTGGACCTGTTATTCGGACAGGGTTTCCAAAAAACATGCTCATGAGTTCGACGAGTGGATGGTCTGCGTTAGCGGGCAATATACAGCGTATTTGAATGAGAAGGAGTTCGTTCTTAATCCGGGGGACGAATTATTCATCCCGAAGGGGACGGAACAGTGGGGAAGGTGTATTGCAGGGATGAGGACTATTCATGCGTTTGGGGAAAAGAGAATTCGTAGGGATAAAGTTAGACCAATCTAG
- a CDS encoding class I SAM-dependent methyltransferase → MGIDYNELAKKYDLSRKENMGTITRFLENQPFSEETNILDFGCGTGNFTCALKRMTDASVYGVEPADEMRQKAIGKNTGVSFEKGNHEKIPFIDSFFDFAYMTDVIHHVPDINAMFKELYRVLKQDSSLCIVTESHKQIESRFWVKYFPATVEVEKERYPDIPEIIESATINGFVFSKIEITDANHRHAIAQNFLMLVENKGYSMFHLISNEDYERGLADLRNDYDKQVEIEYRHGETFLWLKKPVKD, encoded by the coding sequence GTGGGAATCGATTATAATGAACTGGCAAAGAAGTATGATTTATCAAGAAAAGAGAATATGGGCACAATAACTCGATTTTTAGAAAATCAGCCCTTTTCTGAAGAAACAAACATACTTGATTTTGGGTGCGGAACTGGCAACTTTACCTGTGCTTTAAAAAGGATGACAGATGCCAGTGTGTACGGGGTTGAACCGGCTGATGAAATGAGGCAAAAAGCTATCGGAAAAAATACAGGCGTCAGTTTCGAAAAAGGAAACCATGAAAAAATACCTTTTATTGATAGCTTTTTTGATTTTGCATATATGACTGATGTGATACACCATGTTCCGGATATTAATGCAATGTTTAAAGAGTTATATAGAGTGCTTAAACAGGATAGTTCTCTCTGTATTGTTACCGAATCCCATAAACAAATAGAGTCGAGATTCTGGGTGAAATATTTTCCAGCAACTGTCGAAGTAGAAAAAGAAAGATACCCGGATATTCCTGAAATTATAGAAAGTGCCACTATCAATGGTTTTGTATTTTCAAAGATAGAGATTACAGACGCAAATCACAGGCATGCAATCGCTCAGAATTTTTTAATGTTAGTAGAAAACAAAGGATACTCCATGTTTCATTTGATCAGTAACGAAGACTATGAACGTGGTCTTGCTGATTTGAGAAATGATTATGATAAACAGGTTGAAATTGAGTATAGACACGGAGAGACATTTTTGTGGCTGAAAAAGCCAGTTAAGGACTGA
- a CDS encoding IS5 family transposase — protein sequence MTKRKTGHAYEISDEFWTKIKPLLPLPKPKKKLGRPRENDRKIMNGIFYLLRTGCQWKALPRCYGAPSTVHDRFQEWQRSGLFDKMWQSGLMDYDKEEGLEWEWQAIDGAMTKAPLGGAGTGANPTDRGKKGTKRSLLTDGKGIPLSVVVDGANRHDKMLVKGTFDAIIIERPSHKVTQNICMDKGYDFPDIRQLVDDYGYTAHIRKRGEENIRRDIPGYRARRWVVERTHSWLNRFRRLLIRWEKKIENYLAMLHFACAWITFRAAGLFG from the coding sequence GTGACAAAACGAAAAACGGGACACGCCTACGAGATATCTGATGAATTTTGGACTAAAATAAAACCTTTACTCCCATTGCCCAAACCTAAAAAGAAGCTTGGAAGACCTCGAGAAAATGATAGGAAAATAATGAATGGCATTTTCTACCTCCTTCGTACAGGTTGCCAATGGAAAGCGTTGCCAAGATGTTATGGAGCTCCAAGCACTGTACATGATCGATTTCAGGAATGGCAAAGATCAGGCTTATTTGATAAAATGTGGCAATCAGGTCTGATGGATTATGATAAGGAAGAAGGGCTAGAGTGGGAGTGGCAAGCTATTGATGGAGCTATGACAAAAGCACCATTGGGTGGAGCTGGAACAGGAGCAAATCCTACTGATCGTGGCAAAAAAGGTACAAAAAGAAGTCTGTTAACAGACGGTAAAGGCATACCGCTTTCTGTTGTCGTGGATGGAGCTAATCGTCACGATAAAATGCTTGTGAAAGGAACGTTTGATGCCATTATTATTGAAAGACCTTCGCATAAAGTAACTCAGAATATCTGCATGGATAAAGGATATGATTTTCCTGATATCAGACAATTGGTAGATGATTACGGATATACTGCTCATATCAGGAAACGTGGAGAAGAAAACATCAGAAGAGATATACCAGGTTACAGGGCAAGAAGGTGGGTCGTGGAAAGGACACATTCTTGGCTGAATAGATTCAGAAGGCTGCTGATTAGATGGGAAAAGAAGATTGAGAATTATCTAGCAATGCTACATTTCGCATGCGCATGGATAACTTTCAGAGCAGCAGGACTTTTCGGATAG
- a CDS encoding PKD domain-containing protein, protein MKRILLILCIAALLCMTTLASAYVAAVEPIANFTANTTSGTTPLTVQFTDMSTNIPTSWAWDFDNDSLVDSSEQDPVHTYNDAGTYSVNLNVTNAAGNDSEVKADYVTVKETEIYGLADTAWPKYQRDLNNTGQSPYKGPETGNVVWTYTTGNDIYYSAPAIAADGTIYVGSRDNNLYALNPDGTLKWSYTTGGRIYGSVTMGADGTIYVGSYDKKFYAINPDGTLKWSYTTGGRIYGSAAIGTDGTIYIGSRDNNLYALNPDGTLKWSYTTGNWIYNYGGSPAIGPDGTVYVGGYDQNLYALNPDGTLKWTYAAKSSICASPSIGSDGTIYVGSKDYKFYAINPNGTLKWNYATGDYIYGSAAIGTDGTIYVGSDDDYLYALNPDGTLKWRYNHAGGSIGTGFQGSPAIGSDGTIYAGNYDDSLYALNPDGTLKWAYSTGSSICASPAIGADGTLYIGSRDDKLYAFKDVAPAANFTFFVTNGTEGYVPLTVQFTDTSLYIPASWLWDFGDGTNSTEQNPSHTYSKPGNYSVSLTATNVAGSGTTVKNDCITVIMPSAPPVSNFTATPTSGAIPLSVQFTDQSTGIITSRAWDFNNDGTIDNTEQNPTYTYSAAGNYTVKLNVTNAAGSDEEVRPDYITVAAVAAPVVGFTATPESGCAPLTVRFNDTSNGSITSYAWDFNNDGTIDSTDKNASYTYTSGGTYTVNHTVTGWGGSTSLVKTDLITVTSSADLTISSTGLTFYPYIHNTLTATIKNKGASDAGSFKVNFTVDGNTTTIDVKGLSGGNTTTISVTDQVHRKYGDTVPVLISVDTGNVIDESDETNNEYNTSATVVRGSTYYFGGRYYTGNDIETGNFTEGNISVIYSLGDSNYQTGGGWYSTTVTWTSSDLPIPEGATVKAARLYQSYTWNGEPGFTVYFNGNEVDVDALYYDGDVEDLYFNGQGIYDVTPYFSTSGNTAIINAETALGGLYGAVLIVVYEDAEEPCRRIWLDEGCDTLYYNAMGTYPDMYTGYAIFDNVTTGNVGAAKITTVLPSGGDNTQATILFNNQSVPLSGSDSSKDPGFKYYDVTNALHDGTNELGLVQDGGYMNLAVVIMEITEVTTSEADFTVDKTSGIAPLIVQFSDTSTGTPSAWSWDFGDGETSTDRNPSHIYDSEGSYTVTLTVSNSLGNDTETKTGYIDVAGTSVSFTTDKTAGTFPLTVQFTGQSTGSPTAWHWDFGDGDTSTDQNPVHTYLSAGTYDVNLTVTGSGGSDRFVKEDYISVEAIIGSSLPLTTEQSGTVSGNLYVGSFQPVPFASQPTSGVTERDVSQSFEIPAYIDVQWARVYVNIYSGSGSANWPLLATTTLDGDGDGSYETTLGVENMDVEYYSADGTVYWLNNHTSRVYSDYEIEYDVTDQITSANPSVHVKIEKTGTNFDGRLKALTLVVAYNDGDSDEVKYWVNHGGDWIDSGSSSTTFATSSLTDGFTNATLSNVALSSTDGSYTFNSVSLDSANPISPINYYENHTWSVTDAITAGSDSSFQYSPLGSSFKTTLATLAVEYPAGSIAPSAGFSASPTFGEAPLTVNFTDESTNSPTSWSWDFGDGSTSTEQNPVHAYTAEGNYSIKLTVTNAGGSDEELKTDYITVLETSTPEPEPVAAFTADVTNGNSPLTVNFTDHSTGSPTSWLWDFGDDSNSTEQNPVHTYASAGSYTVNLTVENAAGADFELKTDYIEVSEASGSTVTLYFDPESSSVSENESTEISIVASNFPTGLSGYNLTVAIDDPAVAEIVDIKYPTWALITENSSLPGTSIYLKTVDGEDSVKEGATDVVLATLTVSGNEKGSANLSIGVKRLEDDSGDSIEPALLAGTIEVTLLSPLPDQEYAPKDLDGDGLYEDLTGNGEFSFVDIVAYFHNMDWIEENMPVEYFDFNGNGRIDFDDVVDMFAMI, encoded by the coding sequence ATGAAAAGAATACTTCTGATTCTCTGTATCGCTGCACTTCTGTGCATGACTACACTAGCGTCCGCATATGTGGCCGCAGTTGAACCAATAGCAAACTTCACTGCTAACACCACCAGTGGCACTACACCCCTGACCGTACAATTCACTGACATGTCCACCAACATCCCGACATCGTGGGCGTGGGACTTCGACAACGACAGCTTGGTAGACAGCTCCGAGCAGGACCCTGTGCATACATATAACGATGCTGGCACCTACTCGGTCAACCTCAATGTCACGAATGCTGCCGGTAACGACTCCGAAGTAAAGGCGGACTATGTCACTGTAAAAGAAACAGAGATCTACGGACTTGCAGACACAGCTTGGCCTAAATACCAGCGGGATCTTAATAATACCGGGCAATCTCCATACAAAGGACCGGAAACAGGCAATGTCGTATGGACATACACTACTGGAAACGATATATACTATAGCGCACCGGCAATTGCCGCAGATGGAACTATCTATGTCGGAAGCCGCGACAATAACTTATATGCCTTGAACCCCGACGGAACACTCAAATGGAGCTACACCACCGGAGGCAGGATATATGGCTCGGTAACCATGGGGGCTGACGGGACCATCTACGTGGGAAGCTATGACAAAAAGTTCTACGCCATAAACCCCGACGGAACACTCAAATGGAGCTACACCACCGGAGGCAGGATATATGGCTCAGCAGCGATTGGCACAGATGGGACTATCTATATCGGAAGCCGCGACAATAACTTATATGCCTTGAATCCTGATGGAACTCTTAAATGGAGTTATACCACCGGAAACTGGATATATAATTATGGTGGCTCTCCTGCTATAGGGCCTGATGGGACCGTTTATGTGGGAGGATATGATCAGAACTTATATGCCTTGAACCCTGATGGGACACTTAAATGGACCTACGCCGCAAAGTCTTCTATTTGCGCTTCACCATCTATAGGGTCTGACGGGACTATATATGTTGGAAGCAAAGATTATAAGTTCTACGCCATAAACCCCAACGGAACCCTTAAATGGAACTACGCTACAGGAGATTACATTTACGGTTCAGCAGCGATTGGCACAGATGGGACTATCTATGTCGGGAGCGACGATGATTATTTATATGCCCTGAACCCTGACGGAACACTCAAATGGAGATACAATCATGCTGGAGGTTCCATCGGAACCGGCTTCCAGGGCTCACCGGCTATTGGATCTGACGGAACCATCTACGCTGGAAACTATGACGATTCTTTATATGCCTTAAACCCTGATGGAACCCTTAAATGGGCTTACTCCACCGGATCCAGTATTTGTGCTTCGCCAGCAATTGGAGCAGACGGAACTCTTTACATCGGAAGCCGCGATGATAAATTATATGCTTTCAAGGATGTTGCTCCTGCTGCCAATTTTACTTTTTTTGTGACCAATGGAACCGAAGGATACGTCCCCCTAACTGTTCAATTTACGGACACTTCACTGTACATTCCAGCATCCTGGTTGTGGGATTTTGGCGATGGAACAAATTCTACCGAGCAGAATCCGTCACATACCTACTCAAAGCCAGGCAACTATTCGGTTAGCCTCACGGCAACAAATGTAGCAGGTTCTGGCACGACAGTTAAAAATGATTGCATAACAGTGATCATGCCATCAGCACCACCGGTATCTAATTTTACTGCAACCCCAACATCAGGAGCTATTCCCTTAAGTGTGCAGTTCACTGACCAGTCTACGGGGATAATTACCTCACGGGCGTGGGACTTTAACAACGATGGAACTATAGACAACACTGAACAGAATCCCACATACACCTATAGTGCGGCCGGTAATTATACGGTGAAGTTAAACGTGACGAATGCAGCCGGATCGGATGAAGAGGTCAGGCCGGATTATATCACCGTTGCAGCAGTAGCAGCCCCGGTGGTCGGGTTTACGGCAACCCCCGAATCGGGATGTGCTCCTCTGACTGTCCGATTCAATGACACATCAAACGGCTCCATCACATCGTATGCCTGGGACTTTAACAATGATGGTACTATTGACAGCACGGACAAAAATGCGAGTTATACATATACCTCCGGAGGCACTTACACGGTAAATCATACTGTCACAGGGTGGGGTGGCTCCACGTCATTGGTGAAGACCGATCTTATCACAGTGACCAGTTCAGCGGACCTTACAATATCTTCTACCGGTCTGACCTTTTACCCCTACATCCATAACACACTCACAGCCACGATCAAGAACAAAGGTGCAAGTGATGCAGGTTCGTTTAAGGTCAATTTCACGGTGGATGGCAACACCACGACTATCGACGTGAAAGGACTTTCAGGAGGAAACACCACCACCATCAGTGTCACCGATCAAGTACACCGGAAGTATGGTGATACGGTTCCCGTTCTGATCTCTGTCGACACAGGGAATGTGATTGATGAGAGCGATGAGACAAACAACGAGTACAACACATCGGCAACCGTTGTCAGGGGCAGCACGTATTACTTTGGTGGCCGGTATTACACAGGAAACGACATTGAGACCGGCAATTTCACTGAAGGAAATATTTCGGTTATTTATTCGCTGGGCGATTCCAATTATCAGACCGGTGGCGGCTGGTACTCCACAACCGTCACCTGGACAAGCAGCGATCTTCCAATACCTGAAGGAGCGACTGTAAAGGCAGCACGTCTCTATCAGTCGTATACATGGAATGGCGAACCGGGGTTCACAGTCTATTTCAATGGAAATGAGGTTGATGTGGATGCATTATATTATGATGGAGATGTCGAGGATCTATACTTCAACGGACAGGGCATATATGATGTAACTCCTTACTTCAGCACATCCGGCAACACTGCAATAATTAATGCTGAAACGGCTCTTGGCGGGCTATATGGTGCGGTACTTATTGTTGTATATGAGGATGCGGAAGAACCCTGCAGGCGGATCTGGCTTGACGAAGGCTGCGACACACTCTACTACAATGCAATGGGAACATATCCCGATATGTATACCGGTTATGCCATTTTCGATAATGTGACGACCGGAAACGTCGGTGCGGCGAAGATCACCACCGTACTGCCTTCAGGGGGGGACAATACCCAGGCTACAATCCTCTTTAACAACCAGAGTGTTCCTCTCTCAGGCAGCGACAGCAGTAAGGACCCCGGATTCAAGTACTACGATGTTACTAATGCTCTGCATGACGGCACCAACGAGCTTGGATTAGTTCAAGATGGTGGTTATATGAACCTCGCCGTAGTGATTATGGAAATCACCGAGGTAACCACGTCCGAAGCGGACTTTACAGTAGATAAGACCTCCGGTATTGCCCCGCTGATCGTACAATTCAGCGACACCTCGACGGGGACCCCGTCGGCATGGTCGTGGGACTTCGGCGACGGTGAGACTTCGACAGACCGGAACCCGTCACATATATACGACAGTGAAGGCAGTTACACAGTGACCCTGACAGTTTCAAACAGCCTTGGCAATGATACCGAGACAAAGACAGGATACATCGATGTCGCCGGTACATCGGTATCATTTACGACTGATAAGACAGCTGGCACTTTCCCGCTCACCGTCCAGTTCACTGGCCAGTCTACAGGGTCTCCCACTGCCTGGCACTGGGACTTCGGGGACGGCGATACCTCTACCGACCAGAACCCTGTACATACCTATCTGAGTGCCGGAACCTATGACGTCAACTTAACCGTGACAGGATCTGGAGGTAGCGACCGGTTCGTCAAAGAGGACTACATATCTGTTGAGGCGATCATCGGTTCATCTCTTCCACTGACAACCGAACAGAGCGGTACAGTAAGCGGGAACCTCTATGTAGGCAGTTTCCAGCCTGTTCCGTTCGCAAGCCAGCCGACAAGTGGGGTTACAGAGAGGGATGTCAGTCAGTCGTTCGAAATTCCTGCCTATATTGACGTCCAGTGGGCCCGTGTTTACGTCAACATCTACTCAGGGTCGGGTTCGGCCAACTGGCCTCTCCTTGCAACGACCACTCTTGACGGCGACGGTGACGGGTCATATGAGACCACGCTCGGCGTAGAGAACATGGACGTGGAGTACTATTCGGCCGACGGTACGGTATACTGGCTCAACAACCATACAAGCAGAGTTTACTCCGATTACGAGATCGAATATGACGTTACAGATCAGATAACATCCGCAAACCCGTCGGTCCACGTGAAGATCGAGAAAACTGGAACGAATTTCGACGGCCGCCTGAAGGCCCTCACCCTTGTTGTCGCATACAACGACGGTGATTCAGATGAGGTGAAGTACTGGGTCAACCATGGTGGAGACTGGATCGATTCAGGCAGCTCATCGACAACTTTTGCCACTTCATCTCTTACCGACGGATTCACGAACGCAACCCTGAGCAACGTGGCATTGTCAAGCACTGATGGATCTTACACTTTCAATTCGGTATCGCTGGATTCGGCAAATCCCATTAGCCCGATAAATTATTATGAGAACCACACGTGGTCGGTGACGGATGCGATTACTGCTGGATCGGACAGTTCTTTCCAGTACAGCCCGCTTGGATCTTCGTTCAAGACTACACTCGCGACTCTTGCAGTGGAGTATCCTGCAGGTTCAATTGCCCCATCGGCCGGTTTCTCGGCATCCCCCACTTTCGGCGAAGCTCCGCTTACAGTTAACTTCACCGACGAGTCGACGAACTCTCCGACTTCCTGGTCCTGGGACTTCGGGGACGGCAGCACCTCAACGGAGCAGAATCCGGTACACGCCTACACTGCAGAAGGGAACTACAGCATAAAGCTGACTGTAACCAATGCAGGCGGAAGCGATGAGGAGCTTAAAACCGATTACATCACTGTATTGGAGACCTCAACACCTGAACCTGAACCCGTTGCTGCTTTTACTGCTGACGTAACGAATGGTAATTCACCTCTCACTGTGAATTTCACCGACCATTCCACAGGTTCTCCCACTTCGTGGCTCTGGGACTTTGGGGATGACAGCAACTCTACGGAACAGAATCCAGTGCATACGTATGCTTCTGCCGGAAGTTACACCGTAAATCTGACTGTGGAAAATGCTGCCGGGGCAGACTTTGAATTAAAAACAGATTACATCGAAGTTTCCGAAGCTTCCGGATCAACCGTTACTCTCTATTTCGATCCTGAAAGTTCCTCAGTTTCAGAAAACGAATCTACTGAAATAAGTATCGTTGCCAGTAATTTCCCTACAGGTCTTTCAGGCTACAACCTGACCGTTGCTATTGACGACCCGGCTGTTGCCGAGATAGTTGATATAAAGTACCCGACCTGGGCACTGATTACTGAGAACTCTTCCCTACCAGGGACTTCTATCTATCTGAAGACCGTTGACGGAGAAGATTCCGTTAAGGAAGGGGCAACAGATGTTGTGCTTGCTACTCTCACTGTTTCTGGAAATGAAAAAGGATCTGCGAACCTTTCGATAGGGGTTAAACGTCTGGAGGACGATTCCGGAGACTCTATCGAGCCAGCTCTCCTGGCAGGGACAATTGAAGTAACCCTTCTGTCTCCCCTGCCAGATCAGGAATATGCCCCTAAGGACCTTGATGGAGACGGGCTCTATGAAGACCTCACCGGAAACGGGGAGTTCAGTTTCGTAGACATAGTGGCGTACTTCCATAACATGGACTGGATAGAGGAAAACATGCCAGTGGAGTACTTCGACTTCAACGGGAATGGGAGGATAGACTTTGATGATGTTGTGGATATGTTTGCAATGATCTGA